A part of Vibrio sp. B1FLJ16 genomic DNA contains:
- the cysN gene encoding sulfate adenylyltransferase subunit CysN yields the protein MSHSSDLIAKDIEAYLKVHENKDLLRFLTCGSVDDGKSTLIGRLLFDSKLIYEDQMAAIEKDSQKFNTTDEAFDLALLVDGLQSEREQGITIDVAYRYFSTDKRKFIIADTPGHEQYTRNMVTGASTCDLAIVMVDARYGIQTQTRRHSYICSLLGIKHIIVAINKMDLMEYSQDVYQKIKADYREMAKNFNIDDIRFVPISALKGDNVVTPSENMDWYPGATLMKLLETVKVDQDKNSELMRFPVQYVNRPNLDFRGFCGTLASGVVQPGDEVKALPSRKSSTVKSIYTHDGELDIAYPGQAITITLNDEIDVSRGDMLVHVGHEPEVTDKLSAHIVWMDDNPLRTHKEYIFKFATKSCAGRIANLEHKIDVNTLKCHAENSESLELNEIALAAVSLTDKVAVDEYALLPQTGSFIIIDRFTNVTVGAGMVFSIHGDGSKNDVRHYSLAEKELNAYIRKNYPEWGCSEI from the coding sequence ATGTCACATTCATCAGATTTGATTGCGAAAGATATTGAAGCTTACCTAAAGGTACATGAGAACAAAGATCTACTTCGTTTCCTTACCTGCGGCAGCGTGGATGATGGTAAATCGACTTTGATTGGTCGGCTTTTGTTTGACAGTAAGCTGATATATGAAGATCAGATGGCAGCAATTGAAAAAGATTCTCAGAAGTTCAATACAACTGACGAGGCTTTCGATTTGGCACTGCTTGTTGATGGTCTTCAGTCTGAGCGTGAGCAGGGTATTACTATCGATGTCGCCTATCGTTATTTTTCTACCGATAAACGCAAATTTATCATCGCAGATACCCCAGGGCATGAACAATATACCCGTAATATGGTAACAGGCGCTTCTACCTGTGATTTGGCAATTGTTATGGTTGATGCTCGATATGGGATACAGACGCAAACTCGTCGCCATAGCTATATTTGTTCTCTTCTTGGCATCAAGCACATTATTGTTGCTATTAACAAAATGGATCTAATGGAATACAGCCAGGACGTTTATCAGAAAATAAAAGCTGATTACCGTGAAATGGCAAAAAACTTCAATATTGATGATATACGTTTTGTGCCTATTTCTGCGCTTAAAGGCGATAATGTAGTGACTCCGAGTGAGAACATGGACTGGTATCCAGGGGCGACCTTGATGAAGCTTTTGGAAACCGTAAAAGTGGATCAAGATAAGAACTCAGAGTTAATGCGATTCCCAGTCCAGTACGTCAATCGTCCTAATCTCGATTTCCGGGGTTTTTGTGGAACTCTAGCTTCTGGTGTTGTTCAGCCAGGTGATGAGGTTAAAGCGTTACCATCGAGGAAATCTTCTACAGTAAAATCCATATACACTCATGACGGTGAACTGGATATAGCTTATCCGGGGCAAGCGATCACGATTACATTAAATGATGAAATCGATGTCTCACGCGGAGATATGCTAGTTCATGTTGGTCATGAGCCTGAAGTGACAGATAAATTGAGTGCTCATATCGTTTGGATGGACGACAACCCACTGCGCACTCATAAAGAGTACATATTTAAGTTTGCGACAAAATCTTGTGCAGGCCGCATCGCAAACCTAGAACACAAGATAGATGTTAATACGTTAAAGTGCCATGCAGAAAACAGTGAATCTCTGGAGTTAAACGAGATAGCTCTGGCTGCGGTTTCGCTTACAGATAAAGTTGCTGTTGATGAATATGCTTTGTTGCCACAGACGGGCTCTTTCATCATTATCGACCGTTTTACCAATGTAACGGTCGGCGCAGGAATGGTATTTTCGATTCATGGAGATGGTTCTAAAAATGACGTAAGACATTACTCATTGGCGGAGAAAGAACTCAATGCTTATATCCGTAAGAACTATCCGGAGTGGGGTTGTTCAGAGATATAG
- a CDS encoding dicarboxylate/amino acid:cation symporter, which yields MEVLKEKSLLNNIGVQVVIAMIVGTAAGALMGHDATVFAPLGAIFINLIKMLVIPLVAVALISGAAGLGNSQSAGKVGLVTLGYFGLTSALAVALALIMGEVFQPGMGIDVSGVEGMFSAEYASKGELPTFWATITGMIPTNVFQSLNEANILQILVFCMFFGIAISQQAKERREPILNGVNCIVDAMVWMINKVMIIAPIGVFGLMAEAVGTFGFGALMVVFKLFVVYTAAILIFGFVVYPAMVHIFTKTSAKKFISSMKKPQAVALSTASSMATLPVTMDTCEKDLGVRNSTASFVLPLGATINMSGNAIYYGLVAIFFAQLFNIDLGMGAYIAIIVTSTLGAVGQAGVPGPSFLVVAVLLAAGIPIEGLPLLFALDRIFDMIRTALNITGDAACAVIVDSLVEEEVQVEQEVELNKQEA from the coding sequence ATGGAAGTGTTAAAAGAGAAGAGTTTACTAAACAACATTGGCGTGCAAGTCGTCATCGCAATGATCGTGGGTACAGCCGCTGGTGCCCTAATGGGTCACGACGCAACAGTATTCGCGCCACTAGGTGCTATCTTTATCAATTTAATCAAGATGCTAGTAATCCCATTGGTTGCTGTCGCTCTGATTTCCGGAGCTGCTGGTCTTGGTAACAGCCAATCTGCTGGTAAAGTTGGCTTAGTTACACTCGGCTATTTTGGTCTGACATCCGCTCTGGCAGTGGCACTTGCCCTGATTATGGGTGAAGTATTCCAACCGGGCATGGGCATCGACGTCTCTGGCGTAGAAGGTATGTTCTCGGCTGAGTACGCTTCTAAAGGTGAACTACCTACTTTCTGGGCCACCATTACTGGTATGATCCCGACTAACGTTTTCCAGTCACTGAACGAAGCAAACATCCTACAGATCTTGGTATTCTGTATGTTCTTCGGTATCGCGATTTCTCAACAAGCTAAAGAACGACGTGAACCAATTCTCAATGGCGTGAACTGCATCGTTGACGCGATGGTTTGGATGATTAACAAGGTAATGATTATTGCACCTATCGGTGTATTCGGCCTGATGGCTGAAGCAGTTGGTACGTTTGGTTTTGGCGCACTAATGGTCGTGTTCAAACTGTTCGTTGTCTACACTGCAGCAATCCTGATTTTTGGCTTCGTTGTATACCCTGCAATGGTTCATATCTTCACTAAGACATCTGCGAAGAAATTCATTTCTTCAATGAAGAAGCCACAAGCAGTCGCTCTTTCTACAGCATCTTCAATGGCAACCCTGCCTGTAACGATGGATACGTGTGAGAAAGACCTTGGTGTCAGAAACTCAACAGCTTCGTTCGTTCTGCCTCTGGGTGCAACGATCAACATGTCTGGTAACGCGATCTACTACGGCTTAGTAGCAATCTTCTTCGCACAGCTGTTTAATATCGACTTAGGCATGGGCGCTTACATCGCTATTATCGTGACTTCTACACTTGGCGCAGTCGGTCAGGCTGGTGTTCCTGGACCATCGTTCCTGGTTGTTGCAGTTCTGCTTGCAGCAGGTATCCCAATTGAAGGTCTGCCTCTTCTGTTTGCTCTTGACCGTATCTTCGACATGATTCGTACCGCACTTAACATTACCGGTGATGCAGCATGTGCAGTTATTGTTGATTCTCTGGTAGAAGAAGAAGTTCAAGTTGAACAAGAAGTTGAACTGAATAAGCAAGAAGCTTAA